The DNA segment CATACAGTGTTCATCTGTTCTCAGGGGTTGCCGTCCGGTCCACAGTGAGGTATCGGTTTAACGGCAGTTCCAGGTTTCAGAGAGGGCGGGAAGCCTTCCCGGTGAAGGCTTCCCGCTCTGCATTCGTTTTCAGCGTCTTCCCTGTCGAGGTGTGCCATGAGGGGATTGAAGACGGAGCGCGCGGCTCAAAACCATGGATTATCCGACCAGCTGAACCTGAAAAACACCCTCCTCAGCCATATCCACGATCTCACCTCCCTGTTGACCGAAGCCCCCGATCTCGACCAGGTGTTTCACGAGATCCTGGATCGCGCGATGGCGGCCCTCCATTTCGACCGGGCGGTCATCATGCTCCTGAGCGAGGACGGGGCAAAGCTCAGGTGCCAGTGCGTGAAGGGCTTCACGGAAGACGGGGAGCGGCACGCCCGGAGAACCCCCCTGAGCATGGACCGCCACGACTGTTATGAAACAAGGGTCATCCGGTCGGGTGTTCCCCTGTTCATCCAGAACGCCTCGGACGATCCCGATGCCACGGCCCTGGATCAGGCCATCAACCAGATTCATATCCGCCAGGGTCAGGAGCGGCAGAGCCTCATCTATGTGCCCCTGAAGCACAAGGGGAAAATCCTGGGCTTCATCGGCGCGGACCGCTACCGGACGCGCATCGAGATCACCCAGGACGAAATCGAGGCCCTCGTCATCTTCGCCAACCAGGCCTCCATCGTCATCGAAAACGCCCGCCTCTACAACAAGCTGCACGAGAAGCAGGTCCTTCTCGAAGGCGTGATCAAGTGCTCCGTCGACGGCATCGTCATCAGCGACATCAGGGGCAACATTCTCCACTTCAATCCCCGGGCGGAGGAGATCCTGGGGATCTCGGAGGACGATGCCCGCAAGATTCTCGCGCAGGAGTTGTCGGATCTCGACGATGACGAACGAACCCGTCTCTACAACGTCTTCAAGCGCCAGGAGCACATCAGCCATTACGAACGGACCTACCAGCGCAAAGACGGCAAACGGCTGGTCTTGAACCTGAGCTGCTTCGCCATCGTGGACGAGAACCGCGGAACGCTCGGTGTCGTCTCCGAAGTCACCGACGTCACGGAAAAGAAACGGATGGACGACTACCTGGTGCGGGTGGAGAAGTTCGCCGCCCTCGGCCACGTCGCCTCCGTGATCGCCCACGAGATCCGCAACCCCCTGTCGGGGATCGCCACGACGGTTCAGAATCTGGAGATGGAATACGAGGATGACAGTCCCCAGAAAAAGGACCTGCAGAGCATCATCGGGGAGGTCGACCGGCTGGAAAAGATGCTCCGGGAGGTCCTCGATCTCGCGAGGCCCCTGCCGCTGCAGATGGAGGAAGTGGAAGTCGTGGACCTCCTGGCCTCCACGATCGCACTCCTGAACAAGGAGGCGGTGAAGAGAAAGATCACGATCCGGAAGGACTTCGATTGCCGCTCCATGACGATCAATGCGGATCCGCAGCGGCTCCGGCAGGTGTTCCTGAATCTGACGCTCAACGCCATCGAGGCGATCGGCGGGCAGGGCGAGATCGTCGTCAGCACGGCGGCCGTGCAGACCCATCCCGAGCGAAACAGGCGGATCGTGATCAATTTCAAGGACACCGGTGTCGGCATCCCCGTCAGCCACCTCAACAAGATCTTCGATCCGTTCTTCACCACCAAGAAAATCGGCACCGGTCTCGGCCTTGCCGTCTCCCACCGGATCATCCAGGATCACAACGGCATGATCGAGGTCGAAAGCCACGAGAAAAGGGGGACGAATTTCCGGATCACCCTTCCTGTGGCATAGCGATCCGTTTTCATCCACTTTCTGGGCCGTATTCATCCGAGCAAACCAAATTCCAGTATAATCGATTCGTTGCAGTTGTCTGGCCGGTGCCGCCCAGCCTGAAGCCGGTGCGGCTGGGTTAATTTCATACAGCACCGCCTTTCCGATTCCCGAAAGGACCGGTTCTGCAAACCCGCATCCACTCGAGCATCCGCGGAACGAAGCGCATCGCGGGCCTCTTCTTGTCAACGGCATGCCCCTTGCTCTTCAAAGGGTCGTCAAGGTGTATCCCGCAAGGCTCCGGGCGCCAGCCGACGGAGCGTGCTCGACCAAATCAAACGACCGGAGGTGCCGTATGAAGAAGGAGGATTACATCTGGGATTATCGGAATCCGTACGAGTGGATGACCAGGACCGCCATGGGGAAACTGCCCCCGATGATCATCACCTGCGCCATGACGGGCGGCGTACAGGGCAAGGAGATGAACGAGAACCTGCCGGAGACGGCGGAAGAGCAGGCCGATGCGGTTTACGAGGCGTACAAGGCCGGGGCCGTCTCCGTCCACCTCCATGCCCGCGTACCGGATAATCTCTCGATGACCTCGTCCAATGCCGAGGACTATGCGCGGGTCAACAAGCTGATCCGGGAGCGCTGCCCCGACATCATCATCAACAACACGACGGGCGGCGGGCCCTGGCTGACGACGGAACAGCGGATGTGCTGCCTCTTCGCGTCCGAGCCCCCGGACATGGCGAGCCTGAACCTGGGACCGTTCATGCTCAAGATCCCGCTGAAGGACCGGAAGCCGCCCCTCGCCAATCCGCGCGACGGCTACATGTTCGACGCCTGCATTCCCTGCTCCTACACCGACGTCAATCTCTACGCCAAAACGATGAAGGAGAAGGGGATCAAGCCGGAGGTGGAGATCTACCATCCGGGGCAGTACTGGGTCCTGCAGGACCTGATCCGCGAGGGCAACATCGATCCCCCCTTCATGATCCAGTTCGTCATGGGGTTCCAGACGTCGTCCTATCCGACCCCCGCCAACGTCCTGTCTTTCATCAACGAGATGCCCTCCGACTCGATGTTCGCCGTGATCGGGACGGGAGTTTTCCAGATCCCCATGAACGCCATGGGCATCATGCTGGGCGGCCATGTGCGTGTCGGCATGGAGGACAACCTGCATTTCAGGAAGGGCGAGAGGGTGAAGAGCAATGCCCAACTCGTCGCGCGGGTCAAGCAGATGGCCGAGATCATGAACCGCGAGGTGGCGACGGTCGCCCAGGCCCGGGAGATGCTCGGCCTGCCCAAGAAGTGACAGCGATGCGGTGAAGGCGCGCCTTCGCGGGCTTGAAGCGTCGCACGGGTCCGCGAGCGCCGTATTCATACTCAGTTGATGCGGCCGCCCGGGTTCCCCGGAACCCCGGCCGCGCCGCAGGATGGAGGTTTTTTATGACCGACAGGAAAGACAACGTTCAAAACATGGTCTATTCGGGCCGCATCAAGGTTCCCTATCTCTGGAACGTCGGGAAAACGGGCAGCCGTTTCCTCGTCGCCATCCGGGATAACAAGGAAATCTGGGGCACCAGGTGCCCCGGCTGCGGCCGGGTTTACGTTCCCCCGGTGAAATCATGCGGAGATTGCTTCGTCCCGACGGAAGAGTGGGTCAAGGTCGGCGACACGGGAGTCCTGGAGTCCTTCACGGTGGTCCATTACGAGCATGAAATGCAGCCTCGGAAAGCCCCGCTGGCCTACGGGCTCATCAAGCTCGACGGGGCCGACGGCGCCATTCTTCACCTGATCGGCGACACGGACTTTGCGAAGCTGAAAACAGGCATGAAGGTGAAGGCGGTCTTTGCCGAGCAGCGTGAAGGCACAATCGCCGATATCAAACACTTTACGCCGGCATAGGGAGTCATGGAGGAGATATGAGCAAAATCGCAATTGTCGGTGTAGGTCAGACCACCTGCACCCGCAGAAAGATCGATACGTTCGAGGAAATGGTGTTTGAAGCGGCCTCCAGGGCGCTGGCCGATGCCGGTGCGGAGGTCGGCGACATCGATAACGTGGTCACCGTGTCCAACGACTTCTGGGACGGCCGGACCATCTCGTCCATGGCCGTCCAGGAAGCGGCCGGTTCCTGGGGAAAGGACGTCTCCACGGTGGAGGGCGACGGGACATTCGGCGTTCTCTACGGCATGATGCGCGCGCTGTCCGGTTCGTTCGACACGACGCTGGTCGTCTCCCACATGAAGGGATCCGAGAGCATCATGAACCTGATCACGAACGCCATGTTCGATCCCATCTACCAGCGTGGCCTGGGGATCGATGCAACGTCGGCCGCCGCCCTGCAGGCGCGCTGCTACATGGACATGAGCGGGGCGACCGAGGAGGACTTCGCCCGCGTCTCCGTCAAGAATCACGGCAACGCGAAGAACAATCCCTACGCCCAGCTGCCGATGAAGATCTCCGTGGGGGACGTCATGGCCTCCCGGAAGATCGCCGAGCCGCTGAAGCTCTTCGACTGCTCGCCCATCGGCGACGGGGCCGCGGCCGTGGTCCTGTCCAACAAGAAGGGGCTGAAGCGGTTCAAGAAAGATCCCGTCTGGATCCAGGGTGTGGCACACTGCTCGGATTCCTTCACACTGGGCTACCGCGATCTGGCGAAGTCCAGGGCCCTGAAAGAGGCGGCGAAGAAGGCCTACAAGATGGCCGGCATCAAGAAGCCGCTCAAGGACCTGGACGTGGCGGAGCTCTATGACGCTTACTCCTATATGGAACTCATGTGGTACGAGGGACTGGGGTTCGCACCCGAGGGAAAGGGCTACGAGCTCATCCGGGAGAACGTCACGGGAATGAAGGGAGATCTGCCGGTGAATCCGTCCGGCGGCGTCATCTCCAGCCATCCGGTGTTCGTGGCCGGGATGGTGAGGCTGATCGAAGCAACCCTTCAGGTCCGGGGAGAAGCGGGAAAGCGGCAGGTGAAGGGAGCAAAGACGGCACTTGCCCACGGGGTCAACGGTCCCTGTGGCCAGGCTCACTGCGTGTATGTCGTGGGAGCGTAAGGAGGATATTTTATGGGCAAACGGGTAGCCATTGTCGGTTTTGGTCAGACCTATCAGCGAAGTTCACGGAAAGACGTCAACGGCGTGGAGCTGATCAACGAGGCCGTCGTCACCGCGCTCGCGGAAGCGGAACTGACCATTCGGGATATCGACGCCATCGTCATCGGCAACATGGACCACTTCGAGGGGATCAACTACGTCGACATGTGGTCCGCGGAAGGATCCGGCGCCGTGATGAAGCCGGTCATCAAGGTATGCACGGGAGGCACGACGGGGACGACCGTCGCCATGTGCGCCTATTATCACGTTGCATCGGGCATGTTCGACAGGGTCCTGGCAATCGGCTGGGAGAAGAATTCCGAATCGGATACGACCGGTGCGATCATCACCGCCTTTCATCCGGTCTGGGAGCGGCCGACCCTCGGCGGCGCCGTCGCCGGCCTGGCCATCGAGGCCAGCAAGTACATGCACAACTACGGCGCCACGGAGCGCGACGGGGCGCGGGTCGCCGTCAGGGAGCGGCTCCATGCCCTGAACAATCCGTATGCGCACCTTCACCAGGAGTGGATGAAGGGAATCCCGCCGGAGAAGCTGGTCGACCTGATCGTCGGCTCGGAGCAGAACGCCATGCTCGCCTATCCGCTCCGGATGAGCGACATGTGCCCCCGGACCGACGGAGCCGCGGCGGTCATCTTTGCCGCGGAAGGGAAGGCGGAGAAGATCGCCCCCGTCCCGGCCTGGGTTCACGCCACGGCGAACCGGCACAATTTCGTGTACGCCGGGGACGTGGACATGGATCGCAACACCACCATCGCCGAGGCCTCGAAAGCGGTCTTCAAGAAGGCCAAGATCAAGGAGCCTCTCAAGGAAATCGATGTCTGCGAGCTGTACCTCCCGTACTCCTATGCAGGCCTGAAATGGATTGAGGATATCGGATTCTGCGCCTATGGCGAAGGCCCCAGGCTCCTTTGGGACGGGGTTACGGACATGGACGGCGAGCTTCCGATCAATCCGTCCGGCGGTGTCATGTCTTCCAACGCCATCGGGGCGACGGCCCTGATCCGGGTCGGGGAGGCGGCGCTGCAGGTCATGGGCAAGGCGGGCGCCCGGCAGGTCAAGGGCGGAGACGTCAACTTCGCCTTCGCCACGGGCTTCGGCGGCTGCTACTGGGGCGACATCATGCTGCTGGGAAAGAAGAAGCCAGCGTAATCACGTGAAAAACGCACCTATCGGGAGGAAGTCATGAACGATAAAAAACGGGAAGACGTGGAACTTCTTTCCATCTCTTCAGGCGAGGCCAGCCAGCCATTCAACTGGAGCGTCGGAAAGCACGGTTCCTTATTTTTGCAGCAACTCAGGGACAACAAGAAAATCGTCGGCATCAAATGCCCCGGGTGCCAGCGGGTATATGTCCCCCCGCGGCCGGTCTGCGGCCATTGCTTCAAGGGGCTGACGCTGGACAACATCATTCCTGTCTCCGACGAGGGGACGGTCTATGTCTGCACCATCGTCCAGTTCGGATTCGTGGACCCCAGTACGGGGGTCCAGCGCCCCGTTCCGTACACCTGGGCCTTCGTGAAGCTGGACGGCGCCGATACCTGCCTGACCCATTTCCTGGACAGCACCGATCCGGAGAAGGTGAAGGTGGGGGCTCGCGTCAAGGCCGTCTTTGAGGATAAAAGAACGGGCAACCTGATGGACATCAAGCATTTCAAGGTGCTCTGATCCGGTTTTACCCCGCAGATGTACCGCACCCTGTCCGGGGGATGCCTCCGAAAGAGGCCGCCCCCGGACAGGAGCACAATGCCAAATGGAAACCCTGTGGAGGCGGGGTTTCCACCTTCGTCATTCAAACCTTGAGATTCAGCGAACAAGCATGAACAGGTTCTGACGATTGGTTCGAGCGAACAAGTCCCGATGCCTGGCCGCCGCCTCGGTGAAGACCCGGATCTCGCCACGGGCGCTCCCTCATCCCCGAGGCCATCATCCTGTCCTGCGCATCGCGAAACCTGTCGCCACGCATGATTCGATATCTCAATCTTCGCCATGAAAGGAGATATCATGTCGTTTCAAAGAGTCTGGCACAAGCAGAACCATCCCAGCGTACCTCCCGAGATCAAGGTCCAGAAGAAGACCATGCCGGAGATCCTGGCCGACGACGCCAAACAGTATCCAAAACTGCCGGCCATTTACTACATGGGGAAGAGCCTGTCCTTCGAGGAGTTCGACGGCCTGGTGAACCGTTTTGCCAACGCCCTGACCGGCCTCGGCCTCCGGCGCGGGGACAGGATGGCCATCCTGCTCCCCAACATCCCCCAGGTCCTCATTGCCAACCTGGCCGTCATGAGGCTGGGGGCGATTCCCGTCATGCTGAACCCCCTCTACACGGACCGGGAGCTGGAGTACCAGATCTCCAATTCCGAGTCGAAGATGGCCATCACGCTGGACCTCGTGCTGCCCAAGATCGAGAGGATCCGGGCTGCAACCCGGCTGAAAGACATCATCGCCTGCCACATCAACGACTATCTGCCCTTCCCGAAGAAGCAGCTCTTCCCGCTCGTGAAGAAGGACATGTTCCGGAAGGTGCCGTCAGAGCCCGGGATGCATGAATTCCAGAGCATCCTCGAAAAGGCGCCGGCGACGCCCGTGAAGAACGCGGCCCGCTGGGAGGATACGGCCGTCGTGATGTATTCCGGCGGGACCACGGGTGTCAGCAAGGGGGTGGTCCACACCCATGCCGGCCTCTCCACGAACGTACAGCAGCTTGCGGCCCACATGTACGACATCGAGCCCGGGGATCGTCTGCTGTTCATCTTTCCGACCTTTCACATCGCCGGCCATTTCTGCTCTCACCTGTGCCTCTGCATGAAGCTGACGAACGTCCTCATCCCAAGGCCGGAGCCGCCCCTCCTGGCGGATGCCATCCGGAGCGGGAAGCCGAATTTCATCGGCGCCGTCCCGACCATCTACACGGCCCTTCTGCGGGAGAAAAAGTTCCGGAATGCGAACGTTTCCTTCATCAAGGGGTTCTTCTCCGGAGCCGCGCCGCTTCCCATCGAGATCATCAACCAGCTCAAGGAGCTGACCGGGTCCACGATGCTCGAGCTGTACGGGATGACCGAGGCCGGGATCGTGACCGGTACCCCCTGGCGCAAGCCGATCCGGGTGGGCACTGTCGGCATCCCCTTCCCGAGCACGGACATGAAGATTGTCGACGTGGATACGGGGACGCGGGAAATGGCGATCGGCGAGTCCGGAGAGATCTGCCTGAAAGGCCCCCAGGTGATGAAGGAATATCTCAAGAACCCCGACGAGACGGCCAACGTCCTCCGGGACGGCTGGATGTACACGGGCGATATCGGCATCGTGGACGAAGACGGCTTCCTGAGCATCGTGGACCGGAAGAAAGACGTCATCATCACCGGCGGCTTCAACGTCTATCCCAAGGAGGTCGACGAGGTTCTCTATGAGCACCCGAAGATCCTGGAGGCCTGCACCATCGGCGTCCCGGATGACTACCGGGGGGAGACCGTCAAGGCCTACGTTGTGCTCAAGCCGGGAGAAACCGTGACGGCGGAGGAGGTCATCGCCTTCTGCCGGGAGAAGCTCAGCCCCTATAAGGTTCCGAGGCAGGTGGCGTTCATCAGTGAGATGCCGAAGAGCGCCGTCGGCAAGATTCTGCGGCGGGAGCTCCGGGACATGGAGATGAAGCGGAAGAACAACGCGTCGAAATCGTCCGAAACAGCAGCTGCCTGAAAACACGGGGGGATCTGAAAGGATGGAAGAGCGACTCTGGCACAGGGAGTATATGCAGGGCGTCCCACGGGAAGTGATCTTCGAGGATCTGACGATGCCGGAATATCTCTCGCGCACGGCCCGGCGTTTTCCCCGGAGGGACGCCCTCATTTTCATGGGGAAACGGATTTCATTTTCCGAACTCGATGCGCTGGCAACGACGTTTGCAAAATCATTGAAAAAAATCGGTGTCCGGCCGGGGGACCGGGTGGCCCTGCTCCTGCCCAATGTCCCCCAGATCGTGATCGCCTATTACGGCATCTGGCGGGCCGGGGCCGTCGCCGTTCCCTGCAATCCCCTCTACACGGAAGAGGAGATCGTCCACCAGGTCAAACTGTCCGGTGCGACTGCCGCCGTCGTGCTCGACCTCATCATTCCGCGCGTCATGGCTCTGAAGCCGAAGACGCCCCTCAAAACGGTCATCAGCGCGCATATCAACGATTACCTGCCCTTTCCGGCAAAGCAGTTGTTCCCGTTCGTCAAGAAGGAGATGTACCGTCCCGACGACAGGACGGACGGTTGTATCCCCTTCCTGGAGCTGATGAAGGATTCCGCGCCGGGCGCGACTCTGGAGAGCCCGAAAATGGACGATCTCGCCCTGATCCCCTATACCGGGGGGACCACGGGCGTCTCCAAGGGCGCGATCATCACCCATCGCAACATATCCTGCATCAACCAGATCCTGGGGGCCTGGTTCTTCGATCTCCCGGACGGGCAGGACAGCGAGCTGGCCATTTTCCCCTTTTTCCACATGGCCGGCTTCAACCTCGTGATGAACCTGAGCATCTACAAGGGATGGACGGCCATTTTAGTCCCGAGGCCGGAGCCGAAGGCCGTCATGGAGATGACGCTGAAGTACCGGCCGTCGATCTTCCTGGCGGTTCCGACGATCTATGTGGGCGTCATGGCCCTGCCGGAGTTCAAGAAGGCCGACCTGTCGTTCATCAAGGGGTTTTTCTCCGGGGCGGCGCCGCTCTCCGTGGAGACCATCCAGGCTCTCCGGGACGCCACGGGGGCATCCATCGTGGAAGGGTACGGGATGACGGAATCGACATCCATTACCCACATGACTCCCTGGCGCGGCAAGCTGAAGCCGGGGAGCGTCGGGGTTCCCCTGCCCAACACGGACATCCGGATCGTGGACCTGGACACGGGCTCCGTGGACATGCCCGTCGGCGAGTCCGGGGAGATCCTCTTCAGGGGGCCGCAGCGGTGCCAGGGCTATTACGGCATGCCCGAGGAAACGGCCCAGTCGATGCGGGACGGATGGTTCTACACGGGCGACATCGGCCGGATGGACGAAGACGGTTTTCTCTACATCGTGGATCGCAAGAAGGACATGATCATCGCGGGGGGATACAACATCTATCCCCGGGACATCGACGAGGTCCTCTACCAGCATCCGAAGGTTCTGGAGGCCTGCACGATCGGGATTCCCCACGACTACCGGGGTGAGACCGTGAAGGCCTATGTGGTTCCCCGTCCCGGCGAGACCGTGACCGCGGCGGAGCTGGATCCGTTCTGCCGGCAGAAGCTGGCCGCCTACAAGGTGCCGAAGATCTATGAAGTCGTGGAGAGCCTTCCCAAGTCGGCGGTGGGCAAGATCCTCCGCCGGGAACTCAGGGAGATGGCCATCAAGCAGATGCAGTGACCTCCGCCCGCGGGCCGTTCACCGGCCGGCTTCGCCGGCATGAAAGACCGGGGCCGGACGGGCCCGGGGTGATAACAGAGGCGGATCTTCGTTTCCGCCGGGGAGATGCGCATGTTCAAGACCAGACTGACGGAAATGCTCGGCATCCCACACCCCATCATGATGGGGGGGATGCAGCTCCTGTCCAACGCGGAGTTCACGGCCGCGGCGGCAAACGCCGGGGTGATGGCCTTTCTCACGGCGGAGACGTTCCCCTCGCCGGAGGCGCTGCGCGAGGAGATCCGGAAGACGCGCCGCCTGACGGACCGGCCCTTCGGCGTGAACATCAGCATGCTGCCGGACACAGGGCGTGGCGAGCGCTCGCTGGCCTTCGCCGCAATCGCCGCGGAAGAGAAGGTGGCAGCCGCC comes from the Syntrophales bacterium genome and includes:
- a CDS encoding ATP-binding protein, producing MRGLKTERAAQNHGLSDQLNLKNTLLSHIHDLTSLLTEAPDLDQVFHEILDRAMAALHFDRAVIMLLSEDGAKLRCQCVKGFTEDGERHARRTPLSMDRHDCYETRVIRSGVPLFIQNASDDPDATALDQAINQIHIRQGQERQSLIYVPLKHKGKILGFIGADRYRTRIEITQDEIEALVIFANQASIVIENARLYNKLHEKQVLLEGVIKCSVDGIVISDIRGNILHFNPRAEEILGISEDDARKILAQELSDLDDDERTRLYNVFKRQEHISHYERTYQRKDGKRLVLNLSCFAIVDENRGTLGVVSEVTDVTEKKRMDDYLVRVEKFAALGHVASVIAHEIRNPLSGIATTVQNLEMEYEDDSPQKKDLQSIIGEVDRLEKMLREVLDLARPLPLQMEEVEVVDLLASTIALLNKEAVKRKITIRKDFDCRSMTINADPQRLRQVFLNLTLNAIEAIGGQGEIVVSTAAVQTHPERNRRIVINFKDTGVGIPVSHLNKIFDPFFTTKKIGTGLGLAVSHRIIQDHNGMIEVESHEKRGTNFRITLPVA
- a CDS encoding 3-keto-5-aminohexanoate cleavage protein, translated to MKKEDYIWDYRNPYEWMTRTAMGKLPPMIITCAMTGGVQGKEMNENLPETAEEQADAVYEAYKAGAVSVHLHARVPDNLSMTSSNAEDYARVNKLIRERCPDIIINNTTGGGPWLTTEQRMCCLFASEPPDMASLNLGPFMLKIPLKDRKPPLANPRDGYMFDACIPCSYTDVNLYAKTMKEKGIKPEVEIYHPGQYWVLQDLIREGNIDPPFMIQFVMGFQTSSYPTPANVLSFINEMPSDSMFAVIGTGVFQIPMNAMGIMLGGHVRVGMEDNLHFRKGERVKSNAQLVARVKQMAEIMNREVATVAQAREMLGLPKK
- a CDS encoding Zn-ribbon domain-containing OB-fold protein produces the protein MTDRKDNVQNMVYSGRIKVPYLWNVGKTGSRFLVAIRDNKEIWGTRCPGCGRVYVPPVKSCGDCFVPTEEWVKVGDTGVLESFTVVHYEHEMQPRKAPLAYGLIKLDGADGAILHLIGDTDFAKLKTGMKVKAVFAEQREGTIADIKHFTPA
- a CDS encoding thiolase family protein, yielding MSKIAIVGVGQTTCTRRKIDTFEEMVFEAASRALADAGAEVGDIDNVVTVSNDFWDGRTISSMAVQEAAGSWGKDVSTVEGDGTFGVLYGMMRALSGSFDTTLVVSHMKGSESIMNLITNAMFDPIYQRGLGIDATSAAALQARCYMDMSGATEEDFARVSVKNHGNAKNNPYAQLPMKISVGDVMASRKIAEPLKLFDCSPIGDGAAAVVLSNKKGLKRFKKDPVWIQGVAHCSDSFTLGYRDLAKSRALKEAAKKAYKMAGIKKPLKDLDVAELYDAYSYMELMWYEGLGFAPEGKGYELIRENVTGMKGDLPVNPSGGVISSHPVFVAGMVRLIEATLQVRGEAGKRQVKGAKTALAHGVNGPCGQAHCVYVVGA
- a CDS encoding Zn-ribbon domain-containing OB-fold protein — encoded protein: MNDKKREDVELLSISSGEASQPFNWSVGKHGSLFLQQLRDNKKIVGIKCPGCQRVYVPPRPVCGHCFKGLTLDNIIPVSDEGTVYVCTIVQFGFVDPSTGVQRPVPYTWAFVKLDGADTCLTHFLDSTDPEKVKVGARVKAVFEDKRTGNLMDIKHFKVL
- a CDS encoding long-chain fatty acid--CoA ligase — protein: MSFQRVWHKQNHPSVPPEIKVQKKTMPEILADDAKQYPKLPAIYYMGKSLSFEEFDGLVNRFANALTGLGLRRGDRMAILLPNIPQVLIANLAVMRLGAIPVMLNPLYTDRELEYQISNSESKMAITLDLVLPKIERIRAATRLKDIIACHINDYLPFPKKQLFPLVKKDMFRKVPSEPGMHEFQSILEKAPATPVKNAARWEDTAVVMYSGGTTGVSKGVVHTHAGLSTNVQQLAAHMYDIEPGDRLLFIFPTFHIAGHFCSHLCLCMKLTNVLIPRPEPPLLADAIRSGKPNFIGAVPTIYTALLREKKFRNANVSFIKGFFSGAAPLPIEIINQLKELTGSTMLELYGMTEAGIVTGTPWRKPIRVGTVGIPFPSTDMKIVDVDTGTREMAIGESGEICLKGPQVMKEYLKNPDETANVLRDGWMYTGDIGIVDEDGFLSIVDRKKDVIITGGFNVYPKEVDEVLYEHPKILEACTIGVPDDYRGETVKAYVVLKPGETVTAEEVIAFCREKLSPYKVPRQVAFISEMPKSAVGKILRRELRDMEMKRKNNASKSSETAAA
- a CDS encoding long-chain fatty acid--CoA ligase — encoded protein: MEERLWHREYMQGVPREVIFEDLTMPEYLSRTARRFPRRDALIFMGKRISFSELDALATTFAKSLKKIGVRPGDRVALLLPNVPQIVIAYYGIWRAGAVAVPCNPLYTEEEIVHQVKLSGATAAVVLDLIIPRVMALKPKTPLKTVISAHINDYLPFPAKQLFPFVKKEMYRPDDRTDGCIPFLELMKDSAPGATLESPKMDDLALIPYTGGTTGVSKGAIITHRNISCINQILGAWFFDLPDGQDSELAIFPFFHMAGFNLVMNLSIYKGWTAILVPRPEPKAVMEMTLKYRPSIFLAVPTIYVGVMALPEFKKADLSFIKGFFSGAAPLSVETIQALRDATGASIVEGYGMTESTSITHMTPWRGKLKPGSVGVPLPNTDIRIVDLDTGSVDMPVGESGEILFRGPQRCQGYYGMPEETAQSMRDGWFYTGDIGRMDEDGFLYIVDRKKDMIIAGGYNIYPRDIDEVLYQHPKVLEACTIGIPHDYRGETVKAYVVPRPGETVTAAELDPFCRQKLAAYKVPKIYEVVESLPKSAVGKILRRELREMAIKQMQ